The following coding sequences are from one Luteolibacter yonseiensis window:
- a CDS encoding zinc-binding alcohol dehydrogenase family protein produces MQAIQFTAPREINLVDLEEPAVPKPGEALVRTHRMGICGTDLACYLGKFPFFAYPRTPGHELGLEVVAVAEDVTNVKPGDKCSLEPYVNDPDSATSLKGAQNCCPGVQVIGVHNNGGLRKGVFAVPARKLHPGNDLTYDQLALVETLAIGYHAVQRGNPAVGETVLVIGAGPIGLACLEFLKLMEVTTIVMDMVESRLDFCRENLGIRHAIPFKADGSHLAELENLTDGRLADVIIDATGNPVSMSTCFNYAAFTGRVVYVGITTSELTFPHAPVFHRRELTLMASRNAMPEDFRHIIRLIREGKIDTDAWITHRISFDEVPSKFADFTDPSLGAIKAVIEVR; encoded by the coding sequence ATGCAAGCCATCCAATTCACCGCGCCTCGGGAGATCAATCTGGTCGATCTGGAGGAACCCGCCGTCCCGAAACCGGGCGAGGCTCTCGTCCGCACGCACCGCATGGGCATCTGCGGCACGGACCTCGCATGTTACCTCGGAAAATTTCCCTTCTTCGCCTATCCCCGCACACCGGGCCATGAACTCGGACTGGAAGTCGTGGCGGTGGCGGAGGACGTGACGAATGTGAAACCCGGCGACAAGTGCTCGCTGGAACCTTATGTGAATGATCCGGACTCCGCCACCTCGCTCAAGGGAGCACAGAATTGCTGCCCCGGCGTTCAGGTCATCGGCGTCCACAACAATGGCGGCCTGCGCAAGGGAGTCTTCGCTGTGCCCGCCCGCAAGCTGCATCCGGGCAACGATCTCACCTACGACCAGCTCGCGCTCGTGGAAACACTGGCCATCGGCTATCATGCGGTGCAACGCGGGAACCCCGCGGTGGGAGAAACCGTGCTCGTCATCGGGGCGGGCCCCATCGGCCTCGCTTGCCTGGAGTTTTTAAAACTGATGGAGGTGACGACCATCGTCATGGACATGGTGGAAAGCCGGCTGGATTTCTGTCGGGAAAATCTCGGCATCCGCCACGCCATTCCATTCAAGGCGGATGGCTCGCATCTGGCGGAATTGGAAAACCTGACCGATGGCCGGCTCGCCGATGTCATCATCGATGCCACGGGAAACCCGGTGTCCATGTCCACCTGCTTCAACTATGCCGCCTTCACCGGCCGTGTGGTTTACGTCGGCATCACCACCTCGGAACTCACGTTCCCGCACGCGCCGGTTTTCCACCGCCGCGAGCTGACCCTCATGGCCTCGCGGAACGCCATGCCGGAGGATTTCCGCCATATCATCCGGCTCATCCGCGAGGGAAAGATCGATACCGACGCATGGATCACCCACCGGATTTCCTTCGATGAAGTGCCTTCGAAGTTCGCGGATTTCACCGATCCGTCGCTTGGCGCGATCAAGGCGGTCATCGAAGTCCGATAA
- a CDS encoding sugar phosphate isomerase/epimerase family protein yields the protein MKTAITLCQVPEAASGPFVLRTHLPEAFATAAALGFDAVELFLPGPDFVSVDEVKSLAEKHDLSIAAIGTGAGWLRHGLSITDPSAEKRGAALEFILSMIHFGGQLGAPAILGSMQGKKVDDESMDHFLSGLHACSQAAAAHVVPFVYEPLNRYETNLFNRLSDAALFIETNDLKNVLLLADLFHMSIEESDIAAALSDAGRHIGHVHFADSNRQAMGFGHTNAAAVISALREIGYPGYLSAEILPLPDPETAARQTISIIRELSAS from the coding sequence ATGAAAACCGCCATCACCCTCTGCCAAGTCCCGGAAGCGGCCTCCGGTCCCTTCGTCCTGCGCACTCACCTGCCGGAAGCATTCGCCACCGCCGCCGCACTCGGATTCGATGCGGTGGAACTGTTTCTGCCCGGACCCGATTTCGTTTCGGTGGATGAGGTGAAATCCCTGGCGGAAAAACACGACCTCTCGATCGCCGCCATCGGCACGGGGGCCGGCTGGCTGCGACACGGACTTTCCATCACCGATCCCTCGGCCGAAAAACGCGGAGCTGCGCTGGAGTTCATCCTTTCCATGATCCACTTCGGCGGGCAGCTCGGAGCGCCCGCCATCCTAGGGTCCATGCAGGGAAAAAAGGTGGATGATGAATCGATGGACCATTTCCTGTCCGGTCTGCACGCATGCTCGCAAGCCGCCGCCGCGCATGTGGTCCCGTTCGTCTACGAACCACTGAACCGCTATGAGACGAATCTCTTCAACCGCCTTTCGGACGCCGCGCTTTTCATTGAAACCAACGACCTGAAAAACGTGCTGCTGCTCGCCGACCTATTCCACATGAGCATCGAGGAATCAGACATCGCGGCGGCATTGTCGGATGCGGGCAGACACATCGGGCACGTTCATTTCGCGGACTCCAACAGGCAGGCGATGGGCTTCGGCCATACGAACGCGGCGGCGGTGATCTCCGCGCTGCGTGAGATCGGCTACCCCGGCTACCTGTCCGCGGAGATCCTTCCCCTGCCCGATCCGGAAACCGCCGCCCGCCAGACGATCTCCATCATCCGCGAACTGTCGGCATCATGA
- a CDS encoding aldo/keto reductase, with protein sequence MKTRTLGKTGIELPILSFGASSLGAEFRSITLEEAMLSTKTAIDLGMNFIDTSPFYGRGMSEIMLGLGLKGIPRGSYLLGTKLGRYSDIHFDFSARRVEESVHVSLQRLGTDHLDILLLHDVEFVPLAQIWEETLPAVLKLKRQGKVRAVGFSCYPLKTFHSVLDHVEDEIDCVLSYNRHTLQNTSFAEDLLPRLEAKSIGAMNAGPFSARLLTNAELPAWLKEPEEVKAAARAAAKLCAGRGVDLAQLALQFSCEHPGLATTIAGSANPANIRKWAEWLEQPIDRELLADVLAIFSPVRNIGHTEGLPENN encoded by the coding sequence ATGAAAACCCGCACGCTTGGCAAGACGGGCATCGAGCTGCCGATCCTCTCCTTCGGAGCGTCGTCGCTCGGGGCGGAGTTCCGTTCCATCACTCTGGAGGAAGCCATGCTTTCGACGAAGACAGCCATCGATCTCGGCATGAACTTCATCGACACCTCGCCATTTTACGGGCGCGGCATGTCGGAAATCATGCTTGGCCTGGGCCTCAAGGGAATTCCACGCGGGAGCTATCTGTTAGGCACCAAACTGGGACGTTACTCGGACATCCACTTTGATTTCTCGGCAAGGCGTGTGGAGGAATCCGTACACGTCTCGCTGCAAAGGCTCGGCACGGATCATCTGGATATCCTTTTGCTGCATGATGTGGAATTCGTGCCCCTCGCACAAATCTGGGAGGAAACCCTGCCCGCCGTCCTGAAACTGAAGCGGCAGGGAAAGGTCCGCGCGGTGGGATTTTCCTGTTATCCGCTCAAGACCTTTCATTCGGTGCTGGATCACGTGGAGGATGAGATCGACTGCGTGCTTTCCTATAATCGACACACCTTGCAGAACACGTCATTTGCGGAAGATCTGCTCCCGCGCCTGGAGGCGAAATCCATCGGCGCGATGAATGCCGGTCCGTTCTCGGCGAGGCTTCTGACGAATGCCGAGTTGCCCGCATGGCTGAAGGAGCCGGAGGAAGTGAAGGCCGCCGCACGGGCCGCCGCGAAGCTCTGCGCCGGCCGCGGTGTGGATCTCGCGCAACTGGCGCTCCAGTTTTCCTGCGAGCATCCTGGTCTGGCGACCACCATCGCCGGTTCCGCGAATCCGGCCAACATCCGCAAGTGGGCGGAATGGCTCGAACAACCCATCGACCGCGAACTGCTGGCCGACGTGCTCGCCATTTTCTCCCCGGTCAGGAACATCGGCCACACCGAGGGCCTTCCGGAAAACAACTGA